The following are encoded together in the Babesia microti strain RI chromosome II, complete genome genome:
- a CDS encoding hypothetical protein (overlaps_old_locusTagID:BBM_II00560) has translation MAKQSEKKRALREEKLTQRYKIAMYFSMISWILVNLLRKTPINFTNVSRFIVIYTYYFIATSQIFKSLDLGVPFSIWNDLFIVTFLSQILSIFTPLGYKLLYIVPFYLSYKGFALLYNWCTEKPPLDEHLCQKKQQKQKVKYIRH, from the exons ATGGCCAAACAATCTGAAAAGAAACGGGCATTACGTGAGGAAAAACTTACCCAGCGTTACAAAATTGCAATGTACTTTTCCATG ATCTCATGGATACTTGTTAACTTACTGAGAAAAACTCCAATCAATTTCACTAATGTATCTAGATTCATAGTAATTTACACCTACTACTTCATAGCTACTAGTCAAATTTTTAAGTCATTAGATTTGGGCGTCCCATTTTC CATATGGAATGATCTCTTCATAGTCACTTTTTTGTctcaaatattatcaatctTCACGCCTTTAGGATACAAGCTCTTATACATCGTGCCATTTTACCTATCTTACAAGGGATTTGCACTTCTTTACAATTGGTGTACCGAGAAGCCC CCTCTAGACGAACATTTGTGCCAAAAGAAACAGCAGAAGCAGaaagtaaaatatatcagaCACTAA
- a CDS encoding vacuolar protein sorting-associated protein 3, putative (VPS3) (overlaps_old_locusTagID:BBM_II00550), translated as MEKFHSTVLLPWPYDHEVTAAVWEIGSLYVGTSSGYIYRFNSSDLKKTILEIPKDTLKLSSKQINVMYLMNNCLLVFCDGTIYNVTKNLSAKSETEVKSATSVCEKLSSSDTNSHGDKSRYIAVASIQAISIYKFDIYLEFVKVIPVSSTHIVSITWVNDVIAYVSKTGYYSVNINTFTENIISDVLDKGHLLALSPAMDDEIMIICQNNIGIFYNLKADRISNRNTISWKPELVQIGTYPPYMIGVSSDGSVEIYGIRTQKLYQTLHVGNFKKLIILHDHEFVISTTDTALFGFYSGDYYTQLLSLFGYKKIKEALELFNIYSQEDCNFEAETKLFHLSAGLVYFSNLEFARAFQHFTIGPPDLNYLLNFWSDYIPTVDYQLEIPYGLDSLASKPIAIHEFINSKIKESEAKLDVSALKSLANSCVASFLLEQRKQIRPLDQMTRIDTLCFMLLAESDDERYKLFCYPDRFLNYVNQDISQEFLTKINRLDIVAQLLFGTGNFLRASEIISTIEVDTVNIEIFAKCIIEMANYFESLDKIHSLRSGQKEPIQLQPMQLELKSRIEYYLTILLRNVKLSPNVVSSVFRYQRIFAIFTIDEILTIFNQARTYNHSQYICEMITHFLEAFVASDVTSPGKEAILASHYLENAINGQRKEIDRLLSFIENNVTHLSEWLERVHSNQIVDFTKIKSCTIFQSEIISVASNGIIANHNQSFRDMIKMDTRFITLLGFPSKEIMLESYSLCYYNEPSGKKPFLTNRLHWIEMSILPAKFIAHEVGPSYDIFHLLLKVLLSEDMNNFAEKLLDKYSRTQVFDPLEVLKILPDDMELTKVSRYFLHAYKVITGRINMSKIQLGLEFGRQKS; from the exons atgGAAAAGTTCCACAGCACTGTACTGTTACCCTGGCCATATGACCATGAGGTGACAGCCGCAGTTTGGGAAATTGGGTCACTATATGTCGGTACATCGTCTGGATACATATACAGATTTAACTCGTCAGATTTGAAA AAAACTATTCTGGAAATTCCTAAGGATACTCTTAAACTGTCTAGTAAACAGATAAATGTGATGTATTTGATGAATAATTGCTTGTTGGTCTTCTGCGATGGCACGATATACAATGTCACCAAAAACTTATCTGCTAAATCAGAAACTGAAGTTAAATCTGCTACATCCGTATGTGAAAAATTGTCATCGTCAGACACAAATTCTCATGGCGATAAATCCAGATATATTGCAGTAGCTTCCATACAggcaatttcaatatacaaatttgacatatatCTCGAATTTGTCAAGGTGATACCAGTTTCTTCCACACACATCGTTTCTATAACATGGGTAAATGATGTTATCGCATATGTTTCCAAAACGGGATACTACAGCGTAAATATTAA CACTTTTactgaaaatattatttcagATGTCCTGGACAAAGGACACTTATTAGCACTATCCCCTGCAATGGATGATGAGATCATGattatttgtcaaaataacattggaattttttacaaCCTGAAGGCAGATAGGATATCAAATAGAAATACCATTTCTTGGAAGCCAGAACTTGTGCAAATTGGAACATATCCCCCGTATATGATCGGAGTATCATCCGATGGATCTGTTGAGATTTATGGCATACGCACACAGAAACTTTATCAAACGTTACATGTGGGAAATTTTAAgaagttgataattttacatgACCACGAATTTGTGATATCCACTACAGATACGGCATTATTCGGCTTTTACTCCGGCGACTATTACACACAATTATTGAGTCTCTTCGGgtataaaaaaattaaggAGGCTCTAGAACTcttcaatatttattctCAAGAGGATTGTAACTTCGAAGCTGAAACAAAACTATTCCATTTATCCGCAGGTTTGGTTTACTTTAGCAACCTTGAATTTGCCAGAGCCTTTCAACACTTCACCATAGGACCGCCGGACCTAAACTATTTACTAA ATTTCTGGTCTGACTATATACCTACTGTCGACTACCAACTTGAGATCCCCTATGGATTGGATTCACTGGCCAGCAAACCTATTGCAATCcatgaatttattaattcGAAAATTAAAGAATCAGAAGCAAAATTGGACGTTTCAGCGCTCAAATCGTTGGCCAATAGTTGTGTTGCGTCATTTTTACTGGAGCAACGTAAACAAATCAGACCGTTAGACCAAATGACACGAATTGACACGCTATGTTTTATGTTGCTG GCTGAATCTGATGATGAAaggtacaaattattttgctACCCTGATAGGTTCCTTAACTATGTAAACCAGGATATATCGCAAGAATTTCTCACAAAAATTAACCGACTCGATATTGTGGCACAACTACTATTTGGTACTGGGAATTTTTTGCGTGCATCAGAGATTATATCAACAATTGAAGTTGATACTGTGaatattgaaatatttgccaAATGCATAATTGAAATGGCGAATTATTTTGAAAGTTTGGATAAAATACATTCGTTGCGATCTGGACAAAAGGAACCCATACAATTACAACCCATGCAGTTAGAATTGAAATCTAGAATTGAATATTACCTAACCATTCTGCTCAGAAATGTTAAATTGAGCCCAAATGTAG tgtCCTCTGTGTTTCGCTACCAACgaatatttgcaatattcaccattgatgaaattttgacaattttcaACCAAGCTAGAACATACAATCACTCACAgtatatttgtgaaatgATAACCCATTTCTTAGAGGCTTTCGTTGCTAGTGATGTTACAAGCCCTGGGAAGGAGGCCATTCTTGCATCGCATTATTTGGAAAATG CAATAAACGGTCAGCGCAAAGAAATAGACCGATTGTTATCGTTTATTGAAAACAATGTGACACATCTAAGCGAATGGCTGGAAAGGGTTCATTCCAATCAAATTGTCGACTTTACAAAGATTAAATCTTGCACAATATTCCAAAGTGAGATCATAAGTGTAGCGTCAAATGGAATTATTGCTAATCACAATCAGTCATTCCGCGATATGATCAAGATGGACACCCGTTTCATCACTTTACTTGGTTTCCCGTCGAAGGAAATTATGCTAGAATCTTATTCGCTGTGTTATTACAATGAGCCTAGTGGCAAAAAACCATTCCTAACCAACCGACTACACTGGATAGAGATGTCAATTTTGCCCGCGAAATTTATAGCCCACGAGGTGGGGCCGTCatatgatatttttcaCTTGTTGCTCAAAGTGCTACTGAGTGAGGATATGAATAACTTTGCCGAAAAGTTGCTGGACAAATATTCTAGGACGCAGGTGTTCGATCCACTTGAGGTGCTAAAAATACTACCTGATGATATGGAACTTACAAAGGTTTCtagatattttttacatgCCTACAAAGTTATCACGGGACGTATCAATATGTCAAAGATTCAGTTGGGACTTGAGTTTGGTAGACAAAAATCCTAA
- a CDS encoding glycerol-3-phosphate O-acyltransferase / dihydroxyacetone phosphate (overlaps_old_locusTagID:BBM_II00565;~overlaps_old_locusTagID:BBM_II00570) has protein sequence MAQFTPSEFRVFNIYIIIKWISKCIIHSFFTKVNIMNEERMPLYGPVIFVGNHNNQFIDACLMIHAINRQISFLTAEKSMKRNVIGHFAKLAGCIPVKRPQDLKYRGLGNIIFENTRVKGVNTRFLIDINVGDKITIDSVASQVVEIISETELILDSPLNINCTDMIKGMSFKILPKVNQTEVYDKTTTSLINGNAIAIFPEGGSHDRSTLLPLKPGVVLMAIYALMAGAEDVVIVPVGLGYSNTHNLQSNATLCYGDAITVSKEDCEEFQKDRRSVISRILAHVEKGLKSCIVTAPNHEIKEWINLCASLYPPERSVISNNKVNNLKQLVSKIFWAYTDSKETKELIEELKIYKEGLLKCNLHDDEVWLLKQSLHSATIMLFEHIIRLIYNVIMGLSFSPLWFPLHLISKILADRHRTMVMTTSSVKIEGGDVIASYKVIVLLVLLPLFNAFYGLVFGFFKYGDIKSMFMTMTVAISILPILYYINMRYVKNIPMLLRQLRIVPIIIMGRINVWRETEREIITLRAELQLLVRQFVYTMGPKVSENFLSELNSNFPKILVDSDTKRLLRNKDEWMPIFSRSYIENREEIL, from the exons ATGGCACAATTCACCCCGTCTGAATTCCGCGTTTTTAACATCtatatcattataaaatgGATTTCAAA ATGTATTATCCATTCATTTTTTACtaaagtaaatattatgaACGAAGAGAGAATGCCGCTATATGGACCAGTAATATTCGTTGGTAATCATAACAATCAATTTATCGACGCATGTCTAATGATACACGCAATTAATCGCCAAATTAGTTTTCTAACTGCGGAAAAG AGCATGAAAAGAAATGTTATTGGACACTTTGCTAAGCTAGCCGGCTGCATACCAGTTAAAAGACCACAAGACTTGAAGTATCGCGGCCTAGGAAATATAATCTTTGAAAATACTCGTGTGAAAGGAGTTAATACGAGATTCCTGATTGACATAAATGTAGGGGATAAGATTACTATTGATTCCGTCGCCTCTCAGGTTGTGGAAATTATCTCTGAGACTGAACTAATTCTTGACTCCCCTCTCAATATTAACTGCACAGATATGATCAAAGGAATGTCATTCAAA ATTCTACCAAAAGTTAACCAGACTGAAGTTTATGATAAAACGACTACTTCACTTATAAACGGTAATGCAATCGCAATTTTCCCAGAA ggAGGATCACATGATAGGAGTACATTGTTACCCCTAAAGCCAGGCGTAGTTCTCATGGCTATTTACGCTCTAATGGCGGGAGCAGAAGATGTAGTAATTGTCCCCGTTGGTCTAGGATATTCTAATACGCACAATTTACAAAGTAATGCAACACTTTGTTATGGCGATGCAATTACC GTGTCGAAGGAAGATTGTGAAGAGTTTCAAAAGGATCGCAGAAGTGTTATATCTCGTATCCTAGCACATGTAGAAAAG gggTTGAAGTCTTGTATAGTCACTGCTCCTAATCATGAAATAAAGGAATGGATAAACTTATGCGCg aGTTTATATCCTCCTGAGAGATCTGTAATTTCGAATAACAAAGTTAATAACCTCAAACAGTTAGTGTCAAAGATTTTTTGGGCATACACTGATTCAAAGG AAACTAAAGAATTAATTGAGGAacttaaaatttataagGAAGGATTGTTGAAATGTAATTTGCATGATGATGAGGTTTGGCTTCTGAAGCAATCATTGCACTCCGCAACAATTATGCTTTTTGAACACATAATAAGGCTAATTTACAACGTTATTATGGGTTTATCATTCTCCCCCTTATGGTTCCCATTGCATTtaatttccaaaattttagCAGATCGTCACCGTACAATG GTTATGACCACTAGTTCAGTCAAAATTGAGGGTGGAGATGTTATTGCCAGTTACAAAGTAATAGTACTATTAGTGCTATTACCTCTCTTTAACGCATTTTACGGTTTGGTTTTTGGCTTCTTCAAGTATGG GGATATAAAGAGTATGTTTATGACCATGACTGTGGCAATATCTATCTTGCCCATCTTGTACTATA TTAACATGAGATACGTTAAGAATATACCCATGTTATTACGCCAGTTGAGGATTGTAcctataattattatggGAAG GATTAATGTATGGAGGGAGACGGAAAGGGAAATTATCACTTTGAGGGCCGAGCTCCAGTTGCTAGTTAGGCAATTCGTGTATACTATGGGCCCAAAAGTTTCTGAAAACTTCTTGTCAGAGTTGAATTCCAATTTTCCCAAG ATACTAGTGGACTCTGACACAAAAAGACTTCTGCGAAATAAGGACGAGTGGATGCCAATATTCTCTAGAAGCTATATAGAAAATAGGGAAGAAATACTATAA
- a CDS encoding peroxiredoxin Q/BCP (overlaps_old_locusTagID:BBM_II00575) yields MLNFSILPRLSICLTTIYTFKILNSRTFKRSHFMAAYGTQINLFNLGTKLPDGILNIKLHKDDGTETSLKSILAELPRDCKGIVLFIYPMANTPGCTEQACDFRDHFAIIKNKGFLTYGISADTPESQTKWKNKHNLPYILLCDRNKELISALNCRLLILFTSRSHVIIDRSGTVLYIERGVSAGESRKNCVEFIDKL; encoded by the exons atgtTAAACTTTAGTATACTACCGCGTCTATCCATTTGTTTAACCACCATTTATACCTTCAAAATACTGAATTCACGGACATTCAAAAGATCTCACTTCATGGCAGCCTATGGAACTCAAATCAAT ttatttaatttaggaaCGAAGCTTCCAGATGGTATtctgaatataaaattgcacAAGGATGATGGGACAGAAACATCATTGAAATCAATATTAGCTGAACTTCCAAGGGATTGCAAGGGAATCGTACTGTTCATATATCCCATGGCCAATACCCCTGGTTGTACTGAGCAGGCTTGTGATTTTAGAGACCATTTTgctattattaaaaataaaggATTTTTGACTTATGGAATCTCAGCTGATACCCCTGAGTCACAG ACCAAATGGAAAAACAAGCACAATCTCCCATACATTTTGCTGTGCGATCGTAACAAGGAACTTATATCCGCATTGAATTGCCGCTTACTCATTTTATTCACTTCAAG ATCCCATGTCATAATTGATAGAAGTGGCACTGTTCTGTATATTGAAAGGGGAGTTAGTGCTGGAGAGTCTAGGAAAAATTGtgttgaatttattgataaactgTAA
- a CDS encoding tetratricopeptide repeat family protein, putative (overlaps_old_locusTagID:BBM_II00560) produces the protein MTSNEIDNIDEGKKFYLRGDYSAAINRWEISIKSVEYILNSMHIDDSLAEKKRHFKLKRIELLSNIALAYLKMGNYNKTITLCLKVLQLDKSNEKAFLRISKAHLLSGDYSNAIKYANMGYNVYPNESTFIKIITEAKRMRIYSDAKEVKMYRNMLGICQDYDNHPCPKHFCIAFTRLASKLHMWIVTNYTIIKSALVFSQRKLQNFVLSTSFNQYLKQLYTFMVHKFK, from the coding sequence ATGACTAGCAATGAAATTGACAACATAGATGAGGGTAAGAAATTCTATCTAAGGGGAGATTACTCTGCCGCTATTAATAGATGGGAAATTAGCATTAAAAGCGTTGAATACATACTAAATTCGATGCATATCGATGACAGTTTGGCCGAAAAAAAACGGCATTTCAAACTCAAACGAATAGAATTGCTTTCAAATATCGCACTGGCATATCTAAAAATGGGAAACTACAACAAAACAATTACATTATGTCTAAAAGTACTTCAGCTTGATAAATCAAACGAGAAAGCTTTCTTACGCATATCAAAGGCACATTTATTGTCTGGAGATTACAGTAATGCCATTAAATACGCTAATATGGGCTATAATGTCTACCCAAATGAAAGTACTTTTATTAAGATAATAACCGAGGCCAAAAGGATGCGCATATACAGTGATGCCAAAGAGGTTAAAATGTACAGAAACATGCTAGGTATATGTCAAGATTACGACAACCATCCTTGCCCCAAACATTTTTGTATCGCATTTACCAGACTGGCATCCAAATTGCATATGTGGATTGTTAccaattatacaataatcaAATCGGCGCTAGTTTTCTCACAACGTAAACTACAGAATTTTGTTTTGAGCACCAGTTtcaatcaatatttaaagCAACTGTACACCTTCATGGTGCACAAATTTAAGTGA
- a CDS encoding Methyltransferase-like protein 17 mitochondrial (overlaps_old_locusTagID:BBM_II00570), whose translation MVFRFDRIPSIISNFSRQTNETNIYSNLNLSVLDLPSVIENKIYMLAKTVSRKKDIDRIGAYIAKKIAARLCVEVPRVLPSRLNRQRLIENLHSKMAYSSKIHDSNEEISETNVIKRSNDEEALSQRLLSDLEDKRHQINTISYTPHVAIAHTIHFFPGQYAVFVRILTEIKLRTNFSGSRILIHQAGSGASLAALYSVFKQDFKEIVVIEPSKNLRDISSFLMKDLLHLDYRQNIYYEDKNYDMIILSYSLINVPGYTNLWNKLNSNGMMVIVEIGTPTGFRMIHSIRELFIKDLKKGSFHFVAPCPHEGICPLAQTGMDWCHFSQKIKRIPYHIYKKGSKANNIDDEKFSYLIVRKSTGPRDTFESQFDTKSIMERSYFWPRIIFPTMKRGKHVLLDVCTRRGNFERLVVTKSSPESWGYKFGRKGLWGDLWPYPKRLNRPEGRGYTPRKVLEYLRKSRRLAQSIDNIGLCKDQYERDQIENYKS comes from the exons ATGGTATTCCGCTTTGATCGGATTCCATCAATCATTTCTAATTTCTCTAGACAAACCAATGAGACTAACATTTATAGTAATCTGAACCTATCAGTGTTAGACTTACCCAGTGTCATTGAGAACAAGATTTATATGCTTGCAAAAACAGTATCTAGAAAGAAAGATATTGACCGGATTGGCGCTTACATAGcaaaaaaaattgcagCTAGACTATGTGTTGAAGTACCTCGGGTACTACCTTCCA GACTCAATAGACAAAGATTAATAGAAAATTTACACAGCAAAATGGCTtattcatcaaaaataCACGATTCAAATGAAGAAATTAGTGAAACAAATGTTATTAAAAGATCAAACGATGAGGAAGCGCTCTCTCAGCGATTGTTGTCTGATTTGGAAGACAAAAGACATCAG ATAAACACAATATCGTACACCCCTCACGTCGCCATCGCACATACAATCCACTTCTTTCCTGGTCAATACGCAGTATTTGTCAGGATACTTACAGaa ATCAAACTCAGGACTAATTTTTCTGGTTCCAGAATACTTATTCACCAAGCGGGTTCCGGTGCTTCTTTAGC TGCATTATATAGTGTATTTAAGCAAGATTTCAAAGAAATTGTAGTGATTGAACCATCAAAAAACTTGCGCGATATATCATCGTTCCTCATGAAAG ATTTATTACACTTGGATTACCGTCAAAACATTTACTATGAAGATAAGAATTACgatatgattatattatcatattcaTTGATTAACGTCCCGGGGTATACA AATCTAtggaacaaattaaattcaaatgggatgatg gtaaTTGTAGAAATTGGAACCCCTACTGGCTTCAGAATGATCCATTCCATTAGAGAATTATTCATTAAGGACCTTAAAAAGGGAAGTTTTCACTTTGTTGCACCA TGTCCACACGAAGGAATTTGTCCTTTAGCACAAACAGGGATGGATTG GTGTCATTTTTCTCAGAAAATTAAACGAATTCCTTACCATATTTATAAGAAA GGTTCAAAAGCTAACAATATTGATGATGAAAAGTTTTCATACTTGATAGTTAGGAAATCAACTGGACCTAGAGATACGTTTGAATCTCAGTTTGATACAAAATCTATCATGGAACGGTCATATTTTTGGCCTagaataatattt CCCACAATGAAAAGAGGGAAACATGTACTATTAGACGTCTGTACAAGGCGTGGTAACTTTGAGAGATTG gttGTGACAAAAAGTTCGCCTGAATCTTGGGGTTATAAATTTGGACGTAAGGGACTTTGGGGAGATTTATGGCCATATCCAAAAAGATTAAATAGACCTGAAGGTAGAGGATATACCCCCAGGAAAGTACTAGAATATCTTCGTAAATCAAGGAGATTGGCACAATCTATTGACAACATTGGCTTGTGTAAAGATCAATATGAACGGGATCAGATTGAGAATTACAAATCTTAA
- a CDS encoding protein phosphatase (overlaps_old_locusTagID:BBM_II00555) → MEVKLNDVVMVYGYRGIVKHISPEKPTIIGIELYKLTSGNLYGIYDEKCLLQCKPYSTVYCPPTSIMKYTNEDAAAILIQRFIRGFITRIFCLKLVTFYFMNELENYHEQCTLKNYKEIAIPFIHDIRRRIGSDTFNGISLDTDKSVSPIDLNTNQDFNIMDLNIPLQEDSIPYGYNGPRLGNKVTMKFALELLDCYLRGVMLELPIEYAQKILFDTAQLMEKLYEGSLVRLSVSNNECSKLIIVGDTHGQLQDVLWIFYKLGPPSAKNVYLFNGDIADRGPYSSNIFLLLFAFKLACPESVHINRGNHESEDMNEMYGFAKEVRSKYDGNIYRLFQNIFWLLPLATVIENRVIVLHGGLFRYPGVTLEHINNVNRKRTCPATPDTFGDSIIFDILWSDPAPEIGIGRNSRGIDCITFGPDVTKEFLNTNNLEICIRSHQVPSNLKGFEANHDGTCFTLFSASNYRGITQNYGAVFIFGPNMSFEAEEFMAPSLETIHKQTSNTHNITERILSTAKAKEIERISPSNPNITQECVRDIIKKISEYVCIHKHHLWEYFYTNVQGIFITPKMWREALESVTDIKLPWIFGTRLLKAIDENGLIDYNKILRRFVIGFYPKAKLHSNLQRECLSQVFETILRSDLSLKETLLVFDRNLDGAVSYSELDEIIRKFNFGLSNPQVKILMRTILSSCIQEGCRGDADVAEFLGKLKVIYSKSINYNVEEEWMIKALPEIGRALLSDKVETAERYYNPCDLKTAINKAISNSIDITRRRSSAIRAVALCQKFQDFDEIESGFLSYDSFVSAIMRLDLSGVEKEVGFKVTEKHILKIAKMIDVSNSNKINYLEFLQAFYVVDRSKYAVADELWSHICSCLYKHHCSIRHALHSYDFKRSGKVHTIEFKETLHSLNSILGDNDALFTHEQIDLLVDCIDTDSEGLIDYNDFLDSFQPTYKVDETNVD, encoded by the exons ATGGAAGTTAAGTTGAATGATGTAGTAATGGTTTATGGGTACAGAGGTATAGTAAAACATATATCCCCCGAAAAGCCCACTATAATTGGCATTGAACTTTACAAATTGACATCTGGAAACTTGTATGGAATTTATGATGAAAAATGCTTATTACAGTGCAAACCATATTCGACCGTTTACTGCCCTCCGACATCCATTATGAAATATACAa ATGAAGATGCTGCAGCTATACTGATCCAAAGGTTTATTCGTGGTTTCATCACGAGAATATTTTGCCTAAAGCTCGTGACTTTCTACTTCATGAATGAACTGGAAAATTATCATGAACAGTGCACATTGAAGAATTATAAGGAAATAGCCATTCCATTCATCCATGACATAAGGAGGAGGATTGGTTCTGATACATTTAATGGCATTTCTCTGGACACTGATAAATCGGTATCTCCTATTGACCTTAACACCAATCAGGATTTTAACATCATGGATTTGAATATCCCATTGCAAGAAGATTCGATTCCATATGGTTACAATGGCCCTAGGCTGGGAAATAAAGTGACTATGAAATTTGCTTTGGAACTTCTTGATTGTTACCTAAGGGGGGTAATG CTTGAATTACCTATTGAATATGCACAAAAGATTCTATTTGATACGGCTCAACTAATGGAAAAATTATACGAAGGATCGCTAGTCAGACTCAGTGTATCGAATAACGAATGctcaaaattgataattgtcGGTGATACACATGGGCAATTGCAGGATGTTTTGTGGATTTTTTACAAGTTAGGCCCTCCATCTGCCAAAAATGTTTATCTATTCAATGGAGATATAGCGGATCGTGGCCCATATTCATCCAATATATTCTTGTTGCTGTTTGCTTTCAAATTGGCATGTCCAGAATCTGTACATATAAACAGGGGAAATCATGAATCAGAGGATATGAACGAAATGTATGGGTTTGCGAAGGAGGTTAGGTCTAAGTACGACGGTAATATTTACCGTCTTTTCCAAAACATTTTTTGGTTATTGCCTCTGGCCACCGTTATTGAAAATAGGGTAATAGTTCTACATGGTGGCCTATTTAGATACCCAGGGGTTACTTTagaacatataaataacgTAAATAGGAAACGAACCTGCCCTGCAACCCCGGATACTTTTGGCGACAGCATaatatttgacattttgtGGTCGGATCCCGCGCCAGAGATTGGAATTGGGAGGAACTCCAGGGGAATTGATTGTATCACATTTGGCCCCGATGTTACAAAAGAATTTTTGAATACTAATAATCTAGAAATATGTATTAGGTCTCATCAG GTCCCATCTAATCTTAAAGGATTTGAAGCTAACCACGACGGTACATGCTTCACCCTCTTCTCCGCATCAAACTATCGTGGCATAACTCAAAATTATGGCGCTGTTTTCATTTTCGGTCCAAACATGAGTTTTGAAGCAGAGGAATTTATGGCACCCTCCCTGGAAACAATTCACAAACAAACATCAAACACGCACAACATCACTGAAAGGATTTTGTCCACTGCTAAAGCTAAGGAAATTGAGAGAATATCACCATCTAATCCTAACATTACTCAAGAATGTGTGCGtgatattataaaaaagATTAGTGAATATGTTTGCATACATAAGCATCATTTGTGGGAGTATTTCTACACAAATGTGCAAGGGATTTTCATAACTCCAAAAATGTGGAG AGAGGCGCTGGAAAGTGTTACTGACATTAAACTCCCTTGGATATTCGGCACTAGGCTCCTTAAGGCCATTGATGAGAATGGATTAATTGACTACAACAAGATACTGCGTCGGTTTGTCATTGGGTTTTACCCCAAAGCTAAATTGCATTCCAATTTGCAAAGGGAGTGTCTTAGTCAAGTTTTTGAGACCATTTTGCGTAGTGACTTGAGTTTGAAAGAGACGCTCTTAGTATTTGACAGGAATCTAGATGGCGCCGTCTCATATTCTGAATTAGACGAGATAATAAGGAAATTTAATTTCG GCTTGTCTAACCCACAGGTAAAGATCCTGATGAGAACAATCCTAAGCTCTTGCATTCAGGAGGGGTGTAGAGGGGATGCAGATGTAGCAGAGTTTCTGGGTAAATTAAAGGTTATTTACTCCAAAAGTATTAACTATAA tgtTGAAGAGGAATGGATGATCAAAGCATTGCCAGAAATAGGAAGGGCGTTATTGTCTGATAAAGTGGAAACAGCCGAGCGATATTACAACCCTTGTGACCTAAAAACTGCAATAAATAAGGCAATTTCTAACAGTATAGACATAACAAGACGACGATCTTCTGCCATTAGGGCTGTTGCACTTTGTCAAAAATTTCAGGACTTTGACGAGATAGAAAGCGGGTTCCTATCGTATGATAGTTTCGTCAGTGCTATTATGAGATTAGATCTCTCAGGGGTTGAGAAGGAAGTCGGATTTAAGGTCACCGAGAAACACATTCTAAAG atTGCTAAAATGATCGATGTGTCgaattccaataaaattaactaCTTGGAATTCCTACAGGCTTTTTACGTTGTAGACAGGAGTAAATATGCAGTTGCAGATGAG ttatgGAGTCATATTTGCAGttgtttatataaacaTCACTGCAGTATAAGGCATGCGCTGCATTCATACGACTTTAAGAGAAGTGGAAAAGTCCACACCATTGAATTTAAGGAGACACTACACAGCTTAAATTCCATTTTAGGTGATAATGACGCGCTGTTTACTCATGAACAAATTGATCTACTTGTGGATTGCATTGACACTGATAGTGAGGGGTTGATTgattataatgattttttggatTCATTTCAACCGACATACAAGGTGGACGAGACAAACGTTGATTGA